Proteins from one Nitrospinota bacterium genomic window:
- a CDS encoding DnaJ domain-containing protein, translating into MSWLWGAGVGFLRGGPLGAIIGGTAQHFFSKKVLKKINQGLPGIEDQGLFVTCLVVILTKVGMDGGHLSPGQIHVVHKFLKKNLHYEAEEFKFIDKAIAETLRLNPELTPFIDKYKTASKNHYNFLLLALSYQMALTGGSLTKETQALIDQVAQRLGLSYSEHDRIRQKYSLGPTKNPYTILGVDYSARPEEIKKAYRNKVGQFHPDRVAHLGGKEGEEAHMKFLEIQAAFEELEKIHEI; encoded by the coding sequence AGGGGCCATCATTGGAGGAACCGCGCAACATTTTTTTAGCAAAAAGGTTTTAAAGAAAATCAACCAGGGGTTGCCCGGCATTGAGGATCAAGGTCTCTTTGTAACCTGCCTGGTGGTGATATTGACTAAAGTCGGTATGGATGGGGGACATTTGTCTCCTGGTCAGATCCATGTCGTCCACAAATTTTTAAAAAAAAACCTCCACTATGAAGCGGAGGAATTTAAATTCATCGACAAGGCGATTGCGGAGACTCTGCGTCTGAATCCGGAGCTGACTCCCTTTATCGACAAGTATAAAACGGCTTCCAAAAACCATTACAATTTTCTTCTTCTGGCACTGTCCTACCAGATGGCTTTGACAGGCGGCTCATTGACGAAAGAAACTCAGGCACTTATCGACCAGGTAGCTCAAAGGCTTGGTTTATCCTATTCGGAGCATGACCGGATCAGGCAAAAATACTCCCTGGGGCCTACGAAGAACCCCTACACCATTCTGGGAGTTGATTATTCCGCCAGGCCTGAGGAAATAAAAAAGGCGTATCGGAATAAAGTTGGACAGTTTCATCCCGACCGCGTGGCTCATCTTGGGGGAAAAGAAGGGGAGGAAGCGCATATGAAATTTCTTGAGATCCAGGCGGCCTTTGAGGAGCTGGAAAAGATTCATGAAATATGA